The following coding sequences lie in one Anaerohalosphaeraceae bacterium genomic window:
- a CDS encoding magnesium transporter: protein MEPKDPIYHSVMTIAGRDITELQEEWTVQQALEDIRSRQLGDRIMYFYVVDANRRLVGVIPTRRLLTAPLQERLSEIMIRDVITIPHTATVFDACELFAIHRFLALPVVNDKQQIVGVVDVGMFTDEILSVAERERIAEVFEIIGFRVSQLRNASPIQAFRVRFPWLTATIASGTICALLVGVYELTLAKTLVLAFFLTLVLGLGESVSMQSMTVTIQALRSMRPTLRWYLSSLVREAGTSLLLGAACGLAVGMIVWLWRGAGLPALVIGGSILLSLSTACFLGLSIPALLHALKLDPKVAAGPITLALADIFTVLIYFTLASFLL from the coding sequence ATGGAACCCAAAGACCCCATTTATCATTCTGTGATGACGATTGCCGGTCGGGACATTACCGAACTGCAGGAGGAATGGACCGTTCAGCAGGCGCTGGAGGACATCCGAAGCCGCCAGCTGGGTGACCGCATCATGTATTTTTATGTGGTGGATGCAAACCGACGTCTGGTCGGTGTGATTCCGACCCGGCGGCTCCTGACGGCGCCTTTGCAGGAGCGGCTGTCTGAAATTATGATTCGCGATGTCATAACGATTCCGCATACGGCGACCGTCTTTGATGCCTGTGAGCTGTTTGCGATTCATCGGTTTCTGGCCCTTCCGGTCGTCAACGACAAACAGCAGATTGTCGGGGTCGTGGATGTGGGGATGTTTACGGATGAAATTTTGAGCGTTGCGGAACGCGAGCGGATCGCCGAAGTCTTCGAAATTATCGGCTTTCGGGTCTCGCAGCTGCGAAACGCCTCGCCGATTCAGGCCTTTCGGGTTCGGTTTCCCTGGCTGACGGCCACCATCGCCAGCGGTACGATTTGTGCTCTGCTGGTCGGTGTGTATGAGCTGACGTTGGCCAAGACCCTTGTGCTGGCCTTCTTTTTGACCCTTGTGCTGGGGCTGGGCGAGAGTGTGAGCATGCAGTCAATGACGGTTACCATCCAGGCCCTGCGTTCGATGCGGCCGACGCTTCGCTGGTATCTGTCTTCTCTGGTTCGTGAGGCGGGCACATCTCTCCTGCTCGGGGCGGCCTGCGGGCTGGCCGTGGGAATGATTGTCTGGCTTTGGCGCGGCGCCGGCCTGCCGGCTTTGGTCATTGGCGGCAGCATCCTTCTGTCGCTTTCTACGGCTTGTTTTCTCGGTTTGAGCATTCCGGCCCTTCTGCACGCCCTGAAACTGGACCCCAAAGTCGCCGCCGGCCCGATTACGCTGGCACTGGCGGATATCTTTACGGTTCTGATTTATTTTACGCTGGCGTCTTTTCTTTTGTGA